A window of the Fusarium poae strain DAOMC 252244 chromosome 3, whole genome shotgun sequence genome harbors these coding sequences:
- a CDS encoding hypothetical protein (BUSCO:42730at5125), whose protein sequence is MMASLGEEDTQMTEAIEIDDASNEDEPAQASEPSEVSESSRAAESPPVAKPRTRDQGTQTIQELPPPPLQAARHVQIAPAPGPHQAHAPPYPYMAQWPHHPMGYAPHHLQPQHPHHPQHMVYAHPHQVPPHPEHMAQYPHPQMLQYPYHPMTQWPHSHMVQASHPYVSPYVGPHVHYASAPGYAPHHGQVPQAGRGHHPGYAPPQPGNVPQAGHVPQAGRGNQPGRAQPSNAPQPSNAPQPTSVPQPTSVPQPRNVPQTGNATPQAEVSPQPGRLPPQSPLETPLPTPQSPLFTPVATPRWSPTPTPTPQSGSPTPVPESAASTPAPDSAPSTPAPQSVASTPAPESVASTPAPEPSSSRATTTWDMGPPPKKKRGPKPKPLSERKPLRTTPIVRKENSYSKQKRKEVITWMVHHRVSRLGEMVPPSAQDAENHFKIPRSTIAGWKLQLYGLEAIKQLLDTSQSYRVILGARNIQRAQKSYDELTYDRSASNVTILPLELNDLKGVKSFADQTLKKLGQEKIDYLLLNAGLGGTSADGPGPHGSKWCEPHVVNHLSQFYLVHLLREKLVESKSRIVFVSSGAVRRVADPSKLDEEVKAGSGADAPTTYSNTKFTGLLGAHWWRRQLAGTNDVVAVSPGLIPGTGLAKQMGIQSNMPDAKSIPEGASSVLAALTRSDFPDDPDRIFLTSWGEWWEKAMIEKTTDKTLQDKWCPSKEEIERDAGISS, encoded by the exons ATGATGGCATCTCTGGGAGAAGAAGACACGCAGATGACTGAGGCCATCGAAATAGATGACGCTTCAAACGAGGATGAACCAGCTCAAGCTTCTGAGCCATCTGAAGTCTCTGAGTCATCTAGAGCTGCTGAATCACCTCCCGTTGCTAAACCACGTACAAGAGATCAAGGGACACAGACGATTCAAGAGCTTCCTCCACCGCCACTTCAAGCTGCTCGGCATGTTCAGATAGCGCCTGCTCCTGGCCCTCACCAGGCTCACGCTCCTCCTTATCCTTATATGGCTCAGTGGCCTCACCATCCTATGGGATATGCGCCTCATCATCTACAGCCACAGCATCCGCACCACCCACAACATATGGTCTACGCTCATCCTCACCAAGTACCTCCTCACCCAGAGCATATGGCTCAATATCCGCATCCTCAAATGCTCCAGTATCCATATCACCCGATGACTCAATGGCCTCATTCACATATGGTGCAGGCATCTCATCCATATGTATCTCCTTATGTGGGACCTCATGTTCACTATGCCTCTGCACCTGGATATGCTCCTCACCATGGGCAAGTTCCTCAGGCCGGACGTGGCCATCATCCGGGATATGCTCCTCCCCAGCCAGGTAATGTTCCTCAAGCTGGGCATGTCCCTCAAGCTGGGCGTGGAAATCAGCCAGGTCGTGCTCAACCAAGTAATGCTCCTCAACCAAGCAATGCTCCTCAACCCACAAGTGTCCCTCAACCCACAAGTGTCCCTCAACCCAGGAACGTCCCTCAAACAGGTAATGCCACTCCTCAAGCAGAAGTTTCTCCTCAGCCGGGACGCCTCCCTCCTCAATCTCCTCTAGAAACTCCTTTACCCACACCGCAATCTCCTCTATTCACACCAGTGGCTACACCTCGATGGTCTCCTACTCCAACCCCTACGCCTCAGTCTGGGTCTCCCACTCCCGTACCTGAGTCTGCTGCCTCAACCCCTGCACCCGATTCTGCCCCGTCTACTCCGGCTCCCCAATCTGTTGCCTCAACGCCAGCTCCAGAGTCTGTTGCATCGACTCCTGCTCCTGAACCTTCCTCCTCGCGAGCCACGACGACTTGGGATATGGGCCCTCCacccaagaagaaaagaggacCAAAGCCTAAGCCGCTATCAGAACGTAAGCCTCTCCGGACGACACCAATCGTTCGTAAAGAGAACAGCTACTCGAAGCAGAAAAGGAAGGAAGTCATTACGTGGATGGTTCATCACCGAGTTTCACGTCTAGGTGAAATGGTGCCTCCTTCTGCCCAGGACGCTGAGAACCACTTTAAGATCCCCCGAAGCACCATTGCTGGATGGAAGTTACAGTTGTAC GGCCTGGAAGCTATCAAGCAGCTCCTCGACACAAGTCAATCATACCGAGTCATTCTTGGTGCACGCAACATCCAGAGGGCGCAAAAGTCATACGACGAGCTTACCTATGACCGATCTGCTAGCAACGTTACCATTCTTCCGCTCGAATTGAACGATCTCAAGGGTGTCAAGTCGTTCGCTGACCAGACCCTTAAGAAGCTTGGCCAGGAAAAGATTGATTACTTGTTGCTTAATGCAGGACTCGGCGGTACCAGCGCCGATGGACCGGGACCTCACGGATCAAAGTGGTGCGAGCCGCATGTTGTGAACCATCTAT CGCAGTTTTACCTTGTGCATCTCTTGAGGGAGAAGCTGGTCGAGTCCAAGTCTAGGATTGTGTTTGTATCTTCTGGTGCTGTGCGCAGGGTTGCGGATCCTA GCAAGCTTGATGAAGAGGTCAAGGCAGGGTCTGGAGCTGATGCCCCAACGACATATTCTAACACCAAGTTCACTGGTCTTCTCGGTGCGCATTGGTGGCGTCGTCAGCTAGCTGGAACCAACGACGTTGTCGCCGTGTCGCCTGGCCTGATTCCTGGTACGGGTCTTGCCAAGCAGATGGGTATCCAGAGCAACATGCCAGATGCCAAGTCCATTCCTGAAG GTGCTTCGAGCGTGCTTGCTGCTCTCACCCGAAGTGACTTCCCTGATGATCCCGATCGCATTTTCTTGACTAGTTGGGGTGAGTGGTGGGAGAAGGCCATGATTGAAAAGACTACAGATAAGACTCTGCAGGATAAGTGGTGTCCTAGTAAGGAGGAGATTGAGAGGGATGCTGGTATTTCCTCCTAA